In bacterium, the genomic window ATCCTTCCCGTGTTTTCAAAGGCATGCGCATGGCCGGCCGTATGGGTAGCGATCGCGTGACCATCAAAAACCTGAAGGTCGTTCGTCTGGATAAAGAATCCAACGTACTCTTTATCAAGGGTAGCGTGCCGGGTGCGACGAATTCGTACATTGAGATTCGCAAAAACGCGAAGTAAGAAGTTAACATTTTTGATAGAAGGCTCTGGCAATGAAGATTGAAGTCAAAAATATCAAAGGCGAAGCGACCGGTCGCAGCGTCGAATTACCGAAAGATATTTTCGGAATCGAACCTAGCGAACATGCGGTGTATGTTGCCGTGACGCACGAACTTTCGAATAAACGTCATGGTACACATAGCACGCTTGAAAAATCGGAAGTTTCCGGTACCACCAAAAAGCCGTGGAAACAAAAAGGTACGGGCGGCGCCCGCTCCGGTTCCGTCAAAACTCCGCTTTGGCCGGGCGGCGGTATCGTATTCGGTCCGCATCCGCACCTTTATAAAAAAGACACCAATGTCAAACTCAAACGTTTGGCTCGTAAGAGTGTATTGAGCATCAAAGCATCGGAAAACCGCATTGTGGTGGTTGAAGATTTTCACACCCTTTGTGCCGATCTTCCGAAGACCAAAGAAGTCTATGGCGTTTTAAATAATCTGCAATTGACGGGTGAAGTGACCGTAGATAACGGTAAACGTACTAAACCGTTTCAAAAAGTACTCGTGCTTGTTGATAAAACAGGCCTTGTCAAAGATGAAAAAAGCGCTAAGGTGTACGAAAACTTCCGCAAATCATGCCGTAATATTCCCGGACTTAAAGTTGGCGTGGTGAACAATGTTTCGACGTACGAACTGATGAATGCGGATACCATTCTTTTTCACGAGAGTGCGATCAAAAATGTCAATGCCGCATTCGGCGCTGCAGAATAAACGATAAGGACTAGAGACTGATCATGAATATCACGCAAATCAACAAAATCCTGATTCGTCCGGTGATTACCGAGAAGATGACGATTCTGCAGGACAAAAAGAAACGTAACGGCGAACCGTTGAACCAATACGGCTTCATCGTCGAAAAAACCGCTACGAAAACCGATATCAAAAAAGCGATCGAAAAACATTTTAACGTCAAAGTGAAATCCGTTCGTACGGTCAACGTCGAAGGAAAGAGCAGCGTACGTTATACCAAACGCGGTTTTGTCCAAGGCAAACGTGCCGATCGTAAAAAAGCGATAGTAACATTGGCCAAAGACAACAAAATCGAATTTGTCGAAGGCGCGTAATTACAACGAAAAGTTTAAGAAACGCCAGGAAAACCTATCTGGCATAAGTTGAGAGAAGAACATGGCAGTAAAAAATTTCAGACCGTACACGCCGAGCCGCCGTTATATTACGGTTGCGGACTTTGCGGAGATCACCAAAACGGAACCGGAAAAATCGCTCGTCGAACC contains:
- the rplD gene encoding 50S ribosomal protein L4 yields the protein MKIEVKNIKGEATGRSVELPKDIFGIEPSEHAVYVAVTHELSNKRHGTHSTLEKSEVSGTTKKPWKQKGTGGARSGSVKTPLWPGGGIVFGPHPHLYKKDTNVKLKRLARKSVLSIKASENRIVVVEDFHTLCADLPKTKEVYGVLNNLQLTGEVTVDNGKRTKPFQKVLVLVDKTGLVKDEKSAKVYENFRKSCRNIPGLKVGVVNNVSTYELMNADTILFHESAIKNVNAAFGAAE
- the rplW gene encoding 50S ribosomal protein L23, whose protein sequence is MNITQINKILIRPVITEKMTILQDKKKRNGEPLNQYGFIVEKTATKTDIKKAIEKHFNVKVKSVRTVNVEGKSSVRYTKRGFVQGKRADRKKAIVTLAKDNKIEFVEGA